A portion of the Candidatus Nitrosotenuis aquarius genome contains these proteins:
- the thpR gene encoding RNA 2',3'-cyclic phosphodiesterase, with amino-acid sequence MRTFVAVEITDGTVLDSIKKVQSEIKIPAKPVEIHNMHFTLMFLGEITEEMAKKVQAQLDTIQFSSFDIGFIGVSAFPKPKFPRVIWIGLDQGGEKLVELAKLVEEKLAPLGFRSDKPLKPHATIFRIKNKTGDITDQISKYSSTKFGTQKVSSIKFKQSVLTPSGPIYSDIGVINAK; translated from the coding sequence ATGCGAACATTTGTTGCAGTAGAGATTACTGATGGTACAGTTTTGGATTCAATCAAAAAAGTACAATCTGAAATCAAAATTCCTGCAAAGCCAGTTGAAATTCACAACATGCACTTTACACTAATGTTTCTAGGAGAGATAACAGAGGAAATGGCAAAAAAAGTTCAGGCCCAGCTGGATACCATACAATTTTCCTCATTTGATATTGGATTTATCGGGGTGAGTGCTTTCCCAAAGCCCAAGTTTCCGCGAGTAATCTGGATCGGCCTAGACCAAGGAGGAGAAAAGCTGGTCGAGCTTGCTAAACTAGTAGAGGAAAAGCTAGCTCCACTGGGATTCAGATCGGACAAGCCACTCAAGCCTCATGCCACCATATTTAGAATAAAAAACAAGACAGGCGACATTACAGACCAAATCTCAAAATATTCTTCTACAAAATTTGGCACACAAAAGGTATCTTCCATCAAGTTCAAGCAAAGCGTTCTTACACCTAGCGGGCCAATCTATTCTGATATAGGAGTAATAAACGCAAAATGA
- a CDS encoding AAA family ATPase: MTKLIVCLTGMPGAGKSTIAAGLQKKGFTSINMGDAVRAEAKRRNLEPTGQNLGKLMLELREKNGQGAVAELIKDQIVNSKSDVVVIDGVRSNAEIEVLKKLATVKLLAIHASTDTRYTFLSARHRSDDPQNRQSFDERDNREIGVGISASIALADETLSNNNFTVDQLIETAHQIISKWLA, encoded by the coding sequence ATGACAAAGCTGATTGTGTGCCTGACTGGCATGCCTGGCGCAGGAAAATCCACCATTGCTGCAGGCTTGCAAAAAAAGGGATTTACAAGCATAAACATGGGCGATGCAGTGCGGGCGGAGGCAAAAAGACGCAATCTAGAACCAACCGGCCAAAACTTGGGCAAACTAATGTTAGAACTAAGAGAAAAAAATGGCCAGGGTGCAGTAGCGGAATTAATCAAGGATCAAATTGTAAATTCTAAATCCGATGTTGTGGTAATTGACGGTGTTCGATCCAATGCGGAAATCGAAGTGCTCAAAAAACTTGCCACAGTAAAATTATTGGCAATACATGCATCAACTGACACACGTTACACATTTCTGTCTGCACGACACCGATCCGATGATCCACAAAACAGACAAAGCTTTGATGAGCGAGACAACAGGGAAATCGGTGTTGGAATCTCTGCTTCTATTGCATTAGCTGATGAGACACTATCCAACAATAATTTCACAGTAGACCAGCTAATCGAGACGGCCCACCAAATCATTTCCAAGTGGCTTGCATGA
- a CDS encoding RNA-binding domain-containing protein — protein sequence MIPLVDCKIEAVCSINPSEDPAKVEQAISNILDNVEIKASKYSLQATSKELESFSKIHESITNHNTKKIYYRILNENLEGNSTWFYLNKQAAFANNVAVCEHDDESPLGPIKIILSSKNIERVIEWLIS from the coding sequence ATGATTCCTCTAGTTGACTGCAAAATCGAGGCGGTGTGTTCCATTAATCCATCAGAAGATCCTGCCAAAGTAGAGCAGGCAATATCCAACATCTTGGATAATGTAGAGATCAAGGCAAGCAAATACTCGCTACAGGCAACATCAAAAGAGCTGGAATCATTCTCAAAAATCCACGAATCCATTACAAATCACAACACCAAGAAGATCTATTATCGAATTCTAAACGAAAATCTCGAAGGAAACTCTACCTGGTTTTACCTAAACAAGCAGGCGGCGTTTGCAAATAATGTTGCAGTATGTGAGCATGATGACGAATCTCCTTTGGGCCCAATCAAGATTATTCTGTCATCGAAGAATATAGAGCGCGTAATAGAGTGGCTCATCTCTTAG